ATGGGAAATAAAAATAGGACTCTTTTGCAAACGAGTTACGtgttagcaaaaaatgaaaacttagaTTTGAACTGTGGTACACGCGTTTTACTGGATTGTGGTTCGATGCGTAGCTTTACCACGCAAAACATagctaataaattaaaatgtagagtactaaggaaagaaaaattgTCAGTGTACACATTTGGAAGTAAAACCCCGATCGAAAAATACTACGATGTCATCAAACTTACGTTAATCAACAGAAACTCTCCCGacttaaaaatagaaattgaagTGCTGGTTACCGACGAAATATCAGGATCGAATATTCCCCCTCCCGAAGTTGAAGACTTTAAGGGTATGAAACAGTTGAAAAATTTGACACTCGCCGATTTTCCAGAAAGTAAAGAACCCATTACAATTTTAATTGGTGCTGATTATTATTATAACGTTGTAACGGGATATATTAAGCATTTGAGCAAAACACTAGTTGCAGTTGAAACAATTTTCGGTTGGTgcttacaaggaaaaaaaagtgaaaataacttTTCCTTAATAATGAATGTAGTCGTAGAAAATAGCGCGATTTCAGAACAAATTCAGAAGTTTTGGGATTTAGAAACTTCAGGTCTTATTGATTCGAATCAAGATGCTGACGCAACAGAAAATGAAATCATGAGACAATTCGAGTCTCAGatcaaatataaaaacaaaaggtATACAGTGGAGTTACCATGGAAATTAGAAAAGCGGGATTTAAAAGATAATAGGAAGATAGCTGAAGAGGGATTTTCTAGACTTAGAAAAAGATTTTATAGAAACCctgagttgtattttgaatacaaaaaggTGATAGATGACTATTTACGACAAAAAATTATTGAAGCAGTTATCAACTCAGATGAGGAAAACGAAGTTAAATTTTACCTGCCCCACAGAGAAATAATTAGGAAAGATCGTGAGACGAGTAAATTGCGTATAGTTTTCGATGCCTCCTCTCATGATTCTAATTGTCTATCTTTAAATGACTGTCTTCATACAGGTCCAAAtttatattctgaaatatttGACATTTTATTGAGATTTCGCTTTCACCCCATTGCTTATACAACGGACATGAAACaagcatttttgcaaatttcgCTCAACGAAGAAGATCGAGATGTTACTCGTTTTTTCTTTACCGATGACCCCTCGGACGAATCTTTTGCACCCCAGGTTTCTAAATTTACTCGCGTTCTATTCGGCATCAGTAGCAGTTCGTTTTTATTGGCAGAAACTTTGAAATATCATCTGAAACAGTATACAGAAAAATATCCAGtgactacaaaatttttaaatgataatatttATGTCGATGACATCATCGGTAGTCATGCATCTGTAGATGAAGCCTTATCTCATACATTCGAGTCCATAGCAATTTTCGAAGGTGCTAGTTTGTCACTACACAAGTGGCGCACTAATTCGAAGACCCTACGCGAGTTATGGAAAAAACATGGAGTGATTTCGAGTCATAATACCGAACCCCTCATAGAAGAAAAGATGACTTACAAAGTCTTAGGTATAGCATGGGACAACTTAAAGGACATTCTTTATTTTGATGTTGGAGATCTAGTCAAATTTGTTTCTAGAGGAACTGACACTAAACGCTACGTACTCCAGGTCTTAGGACGCATCTTCGATCCTATCGGAATTTTAGGTCCTTTTACAGTGATAATTAAATGTTTGATGCAACAGATTTGGGCGTTACGTATTGATTGGGATGACAGATTACCCGAAGATCTAAGTTCGTTATGGAGAAGCTGGTGCGAAGAAGTTCCTCAACTGACGGAAATTTCAATCCCACGCCACTATTTTTCCGAAAACCTAAATATTGATATCAAGACTCTTGAACTTCATTTCTTTTGTGACGCAAGTATGAAAGCATTTGGAACAGTTGCCTACATGCGTGTTTTATCTCGAAATGAAGACGTTCGAACGGtctttgtagcttctaaaaaTAGAGTTGCTCCGATAAAATCTCTTACATTGCCTCGGCTGGAGCTCATGGCTGCAGTACTGTctgcaaaattaagttttaatattttgaaatcctTGAAACGTGACATTCCGTGCTATTTCTGGTCTGACTCGAAGATAACAATTTTTTGGATAAAAGgaaatcctgaaaaattcaaaccTTTTGTCAAGAATCGGATTGAAGAAATTCGCAAATTCACAGCACCTTCAGACTGGTTTTTTTGCCCCGGAAAAGTCAACCCCTCAGATACCTTGTCGAGGGGAGCAAAAGTTTCTAAACTGCTAGAAGATCCAATCTGGCTGACAGGACCGCAGTGGCTAAAGAATTCTCCAGAATACTGGCCGAAGTCAGAAAATGAGGAAGCAATAAATACAGAAGAATTAGAATACAGAAAGAAATCGAAGGACATCTTTCAGTGTGAATGTCTTGTTGAAGAAAAGGAAAATGCAATCAACATTACTAAATTTAGTAATATGGAGAAGTTGGTGAGGATTACAGCTTGGGTGAAGAAGTCGATCATGAAATTTAGAAAGATTTCTAATATAGAAAACACATTGACCGCTGAAGAATTAATAGAAGCTGAGAATCATCTGATAAGATTAGAACAGAAGatcttttttaaagaagattaCGAATCCTTGAAGAATGGAGATCCGATTCAAAAAGACTCtgatttgtttaactttttgcCATTCatggatgaaaatgaaattatcagACTAGGAGGAAGATTAGAATTTGCTGAATTATCTACAGAAGAAAAACATCCTATTATTCTTCCAAAACGGTCCTGGCTGACATTTTTAATCACAAGAAGAGAACATGAGAAAATGATGCACGGTGGAACAGCTTGCACTTTAGCTCGAATTCGGCAACGTTTCTGGATCCCAAAGGGACGGCAATTAGTCAAGAGTGTAATCAAAAAGTGTCTAATCTGCCAAAAATATCTTTCGAAGGCTGCTAATCAAATTACTGCTCCGTTGCCGCTTGACAGAAGCAACACCTCACCTCCATTCTCAGTTTGCGGATTAGATTTTGCGGGaccaatttatgtgaaaatttttaaagaagttcGAAAATCCTATATAGTTTTGTTTACATGTGCAGTTACTAGGTCAATTCACCTTGAACTCGTTAGCGATATGACTACAGATTCCTTCTTATTGGCACTTCGAAGATTTTTAGCTAGAAGAGGAAACTGTAAGGTAATATGTTCGGATAACGCGAAAACCTTTAAAAGGGcgaaaaaagaaatagaagacTTATCAAAAATTATCTCTGACAAATTACTTTCGCAATTTCTGACTAAAGAAAGAATAGTTTGGAAAAATATAGTTGAAAGGGCGGCTTGGTGGGGAGGTTTTTACGAGCGACTTGTGAAATCCGTAAAAGATTGTCTGCGGAAAATTGTAGGGAAAGCTTTATTAAATTTCGAAGAAATGACTACATTGCTTACAGAAATAGAAACCGTCCTCAACTTGCGACCGCTAACTTACGTCTATAATGATAATAGTGAACCTTTGCCTTTGACACCAATGCACTTCCTAAATTTTGGACGAGAGCCTGAATATCCTATCAATTTCGCTGAAATAGTAGAAAATGAATCGAAAAGATCTTCACTTTTGAAACGGAAAAAATATCAATCTCTTCTTCTCCGGCAATTATGGATAAAATGGAAGCAGCAATATTTACTTGACCTGAGAACTGTTCACTCTTTGAATAATCCAAACAAACAACCGGCACTTAAGATAGGAGATGTAGTGCTCATCGAAGAGGATTCCAAAAACAAACTGCTATGGAAACTCGGAAAAATTGAAAGAGCGTTTCTCGGACGGGATAATAACGTACGCTCATACGAAGTTAAAACTGCTTCTGGACTTTTGCGGAGAACGATACAACACTTGTATACCTTGGAactttgaacttttgaaatttgaactctattaatttaaattgaacatttatttatattgataTTTTGTACTAACCTTTAAATTTGTTACTTAATAATATTTAGTATAGTTCACTAACATTTTTagaattatatttaatatttgaaattaatttgaaaatgtttttgattcatgcataattttgatttattgatttaatattttgtgtatttgaaattttgaaattacgattttgtaattaatacattatttgaaattgaGATATTGATGAACTCTTGAGAGTTCATGGTGGGGAGTgtgtggaaaattatttgatttggaatggcaacagccATTCAACGCTTCCTAGCATGAACCCGAATCAAGAGTTCAGTCGCCACTGAATCACCTTTCgatgaatgttgaaatttgatgTGACGAGAGTCACCCCTTTTGATGGGACTTATGTTCCCAATTTTCGATATAAATTATGTGCACTGTATATACGTTTCAACtaacagttcttaattaaaatgttttttctaaccttcaattcgtttgtcgatttttgaatttgacGTGGCAAGTGATTTATCCATTGAATCATTTTACGATAAGGGTTAATAGGGGTAAAAGGAGACATGAGGTAAATGGAAAAAAACACTATTACCACAATTGagataattttgaaattcatatgTTGATGAGTGAAGAGTAGGTAGTAGAAAAAATTCTGAGAGTTCCATGAGGTTCGAAACAATTGGGTAGGAATTATCATTGCTTGAAGatgaaactgttaaaaaaatgtgttttttttttttttttttttttttttttttaaattagtgatcTTACATTTTTCTGTCCATAACGACAAATGCGAAATAACTGGTTTCAACTCGTTTTCCTCATCATGTAGAAGTttactgcaatcgtttatttatGAATATCACCATCCCCGATACTTTCATGGGCAAGTTAGGTGTTCTTATTTACCGCATTAGTACTGTACTCTTGGATAAATGGAAAcaactaagtttttcatttttcatatgctTAGAAGATTAAACTGTGTtgtgaattacactttttgattATGAAATTAGCAATTGAAGTGAAATTATGCAACATTTTATGTTGTGGGTGATTTGCCACTGCTATTTATTTAGAGCTAAGCAATGATTACAAACACATACCATAAATGCAAAAGACagttaattttctttaacataaCTTGTGCTACTACAAATTCATTACGCATTGAAACATTACTTTAAGCTTAAACAATTCATTTGTTTGACGTGCAAGAACGGCTCAAGCGCACATAATTATGTAAAAATTCTACGAATCAGAtaaaaatacaatacttccttttttgtaaaaggaagtaaaaattaaaagtattacgAAAAGACGTTGCAGTCGGAGTACAAAAAAGTGCGTCTGTTTTTGCAAGGAAGATGCTAACTCGaagtaattttaatagaaaatatcaATTCAAGGTTGAAGCTTATTAAAAAAGATTCTTGGAAAAACAAATAtggaaaatattacatttatagAATACGCATACACAGTATCATTATTTGAACATAAAAATGCAACAAATGaactcaaataatttttttcattaagtgaGGGAAATTAATATTGTTAGCGGTATAAAATAATTCTTTAGAATTAAAgactaaatgtttatttaaacattCAACTTTGAGAATACTTGGAAAACCTTAATAAACCTTTCGTTCCCCGCCAACGATGTTTTTCGTTATAAAACGAAGGCTACCAATAGATGAGGCATTCAGCTGTAAAGTGGATCGAAATGGACTTGATCAACTTTAGCTCTGAATGCCTCATACAGAGAGTATACAATGCAGAGAACAAAAGATATCTCAAGTTAATCTTAGTTTTAAAACTATCAAGCAATAAATGATAAAGTAGTGTTTTCCGACTTAATAAGATGTCAAGAACACCGCTGAGATCTtatatgaggcattgagaagcaaactgtgtttttgttttaaagtttagtgTAAAACGCGTGTAAAGTTCAAATCCTAGGCAAGTCCTAAAACAGACGagaatttatttttccatttgtaCCAGTTATCTCTAAATCATTAAATTTTGGCTCCCCATTGCTTCTAAGAGAACCATACGGAAACTAACTACAAAAATTATGAAGAATATTTACTCTATACACTCAAAAACTAGTGCATTAGTACTCTCTGTTTTCTGAGCTGAGCTTCTGTTAGCTGAAACCTCCCGCTAATTTGTGCTTGCGTCAGGTCTGCCcagattttatcaaaacagggaaGGAAACCAAGAAGTAAAAGAAAGCAAAGTAACGTGTTAAGCAGTTCTTAAAAGTagcgtcgaaaaaaaaaaaagacatggcgACTGCGACCTGTAAGAGCCTATCTTCAAATTATCGCCCCCTTTTTTAAATGGAATCCATCCCGAGTCCAAGTCTTTGTTTTCGTGAACGGACGATCGACAGCCGGTCGATCCGACAGTTGATTAACCGAGACAGTTGGTCGATGTGCGACCAACAgcagttaaaaaaaggaaatgggaaaagaagaaaagtaagaattttttagACCTACAAGAAACTATTTCTCAAGAAGTTGGGTGTACTTCATAAttgggtcattccacggaaaacggtcattttgtccgcacgtgacgcctcatatatgtcattaaaaataatattttaaatattgttgaacaaatattttcaccttaacaaattacaaacttataaGTGATATCTTTAGTAAAACATTTCGTCATCACCctttaaaattcttactttttaaggaaatatatgAACCGGGCGTCAAGTGCGGGACAagcggttgactttttcgtggtaTGACCCAATTAAGAATGTTTTCAagtacaataaaaatttaaaaatgagctTTTGATATTAAGAAATACCAGGTGTTAATGCACTCTAGACAAAAAATTTTGCACTGCATATGTCACACAATGCGAAAAGCTCCACGAATTTAGAATTGCTTTTTAAAGCAAACATACAGTTCAAAATGCGAGTATCAGCATTGAAACTATTTAAAGCACAAGCTCCtaagtttttaaattactttatcaTAGCGACAATTTCGAATGTACAACAATAGTGAACTAAGAATCAAAAGTCAAAATAGTTTTACTTTAAACCCCATGTCCCcgaagctttaaaaaagaaattaacatcAGGATTCTTtgctaataaaaatgtttctgtacTGGAGAAAACCTATGTTGgtgtgaaatagaaaaaaaaactgtaatagaGCCAAAATTAGAATCAATTTCGGAGCACACTGTTTCGTATAGCAATTCCTGAATCTTTGGGAATGAAACTGGCATTACTGTCTTTGATAATGATGGTGTCTTTGAAATCATGTgagtattgaaaacaaaaaataactaaattgaaACTAAGAATCCATTCTCTAGTTCATTTTGTAatagtttttcatttaaattcttcAAAACTTCTAAACACTTTCGTTAAACGTGATTTTCTTAACGATTATTACTTGAAATCACCAGAACGTTTTAGGATATATAAGAAACTATTTCTTCCCCTTTTCAAGGTAGaatgttttttcttgaaaatgtattatagCATATAGGAGACGAAATTAAAgtcttgcttttaaaaatttttaaatcatactTACAAACCAATCTAACTTTTACTCTTTTAGTgcaatttcaaagttaaaaaatgatgTGAATTAACTGATAGAGagatggaaaatattttcttcgtgaAAAGAAATCAGCCCATTCGATTATTTGTTAAACTTTTACTCGCTGACTGCTGCTGCACACTTTTGATTTAGCTAAGGGTGCTAAAAAtgcacaaacaaaattattttgaaaaatatagtgtCTGaaagtgagggttttttttttttctttcagttactacttttttcagtttttttttttctttcttttttttcagttcataccgttaattgaaatcaattttccaACTCGTGATATTttatattgtgcataaaaattaaaggtaaataattttaaatataagtataaagccctctattttttttctttgcttaaatttctagcaaacattttcaataaaacgtttctttttaaaagattttgaactgaTGCGCATTagtcgtttcaaaaaaaaatcacgaattgTTGTATCTTTAAAGCTGTAAAACAGTTTTCCTTACAGTTGTATTCGAATGACTGAAAAACTTAATTACACAAGAGAAAATGTAAGCCACGCTTTTCTTATATTATAAACTATGTATGTGGTTTCTTTAACCGATATAACCACTACTTCCCTTTTTAAATGCGATTTCAACACATAACATGAAATCAGGCGTTTTGTCTCATCCGTAGCTTAATTCATAAACTTtcaaggtgttttttttcttaatttcttttttttttacatttttgtagtCAGATATTTTTTGACAGATATTACCACTCTACAAAGCGATTTGGAATACCTCCGGCTCAATCAGGTACAAAACTGCTGCCAAAAAAccagttattttaaaaaacatctcaATGTGTGAATGCTTTTCCATCCCTcctgtaaatttaaaaaagtggaTTGAACTGGATTAGATAATAAACACTTTAAGTATCTGTACCCCGGAGGTAAAAGAAGCCGTATcgcaaaacaataattaaattttaagaaaccaACTGCGTTGGTTTTGATGGTAAACACCTCAAGCATCTGTACAGCGGAGATAAAGGAAGCCGTTTCGTATAACAATAAAGTAATTTCTAGGGATAGAAAACAactgtataaaagaaaaaaatatatatcgcgTCCGGTGCGACctatattttataaaaactaatCCGAGAATAAGTTCTTTATCTCAAGGGTGCGGATATGTTTAACTGAGgacaaatatttttatgtgtgcTTAAAAGCTATTCATAACTCGATTACATACCAGGTTTAATTGGTATGTAATCCCATCACGTAACTACAAAATTTCGAATCCAAGCTATTTTACGTCTTATCTAAggcaaataaaatttgcaaaaaattttaaaacgaatttATTCATctgaacttttattaaaatttctatcAAACTTTTTCATTAAGAGTGACTTTTTAAAACGTTATTAACTGAAGCGTGCGAgacttttattgataaataaatgTTACAGGACCCTTTCTTGTCGAATCGTAAGACTTTTTCTAAGaactatattttattaaataaaaaactcaATCAAACtgaaatcatatttttctttattaaaacgtTACCTTTTATTTCACCAACGTTAATAATCATAGTACTAACAGGACTATTTGAAAGTACATCTACAAAGTGCATTGAAATGAGGCAGCAAAGAGATTAAAACACATAAATAGACAGGTATAATAGAAGTATAGGTATCCCTCTCATAACACGGTTGATTTGTACCGGGTAATATCAAAACCCGTGTTGTACGAGACttttttattaatatgttttttactaattttttaaactaattaatcatgtacagaAAATAAATCaggtcaatatgtatcgtgttgtatcgaaaccgtgtttcgtgttatatcgaagtAGTGTTAAGCGAGACTTTAAAATAATGTGAATAAAAGGAATGTGTATCATGTTATAACGAAACCATGTCTTAAGATATAAGTTTTGTAAACACATACatttcggctcaatagaacatacaaacTAAAACTGGCAACCAAAACATACAACGGCCCACTGATCcaaaataagagttgttataaacgataCAACTTAACTATgttacatacctcaaattaaaaatattaggagCAACAGGAAAAAACTTTATCAACTTCATTTACTAAGAATAAAACACAtgccatcagaaaaaaaaatcgtagcttttctatagcaataaaaATCGTCTGAGCaacaaaaacgaaacaaaatataaaaaagaaaattaatttgaattttgaaattttgaatttaaaatatgttttttgcaatcacgagttgcgacaggatcctactcattggaattattgtttctagaaacggctcctgtccctctaagcctgcccctcctctttagcggttacgtgtgtatagttatgtatgtgtatgtgtaagcttgtgtgtgtgcgtagacctgtgtatgCACGTTGACATGTGtatagtgtatgtgtgtaagggcgcgtgtgtgtgcgtagacctgtgtatgCACGTTGACATGTGtatagtgtatgtgtgtaagggcgcgtgtgtgtgagtgtgtatgtgtatgagcgtgcgtgggtgtaggacatggacgccaccgaccatgAGAAAGGGGTTTCCGGGAGACATTGCTTAGGaccggaggagtcgcgcctgcagaggacgatggggttgaaaaaggaaccaaacatctaagacggtcaaatgaaaacaattagcaatcgcgattgctcaataaatagaattattccatttattttattttatatttcgtttcgactatattttttatttgtttgccaaatttagcttatgtttaattctaatgttattttgttaaaatgcattgaaaacaaaactattttcatctttttgtttttagaacaccgatgagaaaaataatatatttaaaagttaaattttttagtgTTATACGGGGAAGCCAAACTTTGTAGCCGGAAACATTATTCTTGttattagttttataaaaaaaaaataataacttactaGAGTTATTAGCATACAGTTTTCAGAACTgtatgaacaaaaatgaaattccatattttaaaattcgtgttgtatcaaaaccgtgtagtattaaattcaagttttgtaccgcGCAATATAAAAACCGTGTTataaaaatcgcaaatttggtatcGCGTAATATCGAAGCCATGTTGTAcgagtaccgtgttatacgagggaggCCTGTACGTTCATTAAGTGAATGAAATGTGTAAAATAGATTTTAACGCACTAGTATTGGAATTGTGTATGAAAAGCAGGTTATATTAAAATGAGTAATGATAGTCATGTACGTAAGAAAGactaaacaaaatttcaaaatattgtttacTTTACCATCTAACTACTAAAAAAATTCCATCTAACCTATTTCTTACAATTTCGTCTAATTGCTGCATGAGTATACATAGACCTTatattatttatgatttttaaacaaaCTGCTTTTTTGCTGCTTATGTGTTAAGTTGAAATTTTAGATGTCAAtttaaacaatgtttatttttttgtataaaagtgtACTTTTACAACGATACTTATTTCTCCCCGAAAAGCAATACCGACAAATCCGAAAACATTAGATTACACCAAGCATTGAGTCGTATGTGTATTCTACCATAGCGTGAAACTCAAAATTCTGTAATAAAATCTTTTAGTATAGCCGTCCTCCAATGCGAATGGATTGGTTCCAGGCTCGTTGAGTAAGATTTCACTTCATAAACAACGTTATTACTCTTGCAGTAAAACTTTCAAAGATTGATTACTGGTTGATGTAAAAATGTTAGTTTCAAAGTAGACTCAATAAAGATGCACATGAAATTAACAGTTAACAAAAGAAAGGTAATAAGTTAACTGAAGCTCGGAAAGTCAAATATAAACGAAGCAAATGACTTGTTTTTGCAATATTGTGAGGGAGTGTGTGGATACTTGATAACTCGGGAGACTTGATCTCCCTCATGAATCTcgaaaattcagttttaataCAGGTGACAATACGGAGCTGACATGGTACATTATGTCGCCAAGTTCCAGATTACCCGTTTTGGGCATGCTTTTGAGGTTATGAGTCATTGTCAGTTTTCAGTGATAAGATTATTactatttatgtttatttatttattttggattcTGGATTAAAAGGCATAAGCAATAC
This sequence is a window from Uloborus diversus isolate 005 chromosome 10, Udiv.v.3.1, whole genome shotgun sequence. Protein-coding genes within it:
- the LOC129231721 gene encoding uncharacterized protein LOC129231721, translating into MKQAFLQISLNEEDRDVTRFFFTDDPSDESFAPQVSKFTRVLFGISSSSFLLAETLKYHLKQYTEKYPVTTKFLNDNIYVDDIIGSHASVDEALSHTFESIAIFEGASLSLHKWRTNSKTLRELWKKHGVISSHNTEPLIEEKMTYKVLGIAWDNLKDILYFDVGDLVKFVSRGTDTKRYVLQVLGRIFDPIGILGPFTVIIKCLMQQIWALRIDWDDRLPEDLSSLWRSWCEEVPQLTEISIPRHYFSENLNIDIKTLELHFFCDASMKAFGTVAYMRVLSRNEDVRTVFVASKNRVAPIKSLTLPRLELMAAVLSAKLSFNILKSLKRDIPCYFWSDSKITIFWIKGNPEKFKPFVKNRIEEIRKFTAPSDWFFCPGKVNPSDTLSRGAKVSKLLEDPIWLTGPQWLKNSPEYWPKSENEEAINTEELEYRKKSKDIFQCECLVEEKENAINITKFSNMEKLVRITAWVKKSIMKFRKISNIENTLTAEELIEAENHLIRLEQKIFFKEDYESLKNGDPIQKDSDLFNFLPFMDENEIIRLGGRLEFAELSTEEKHPIILPKRSWLTFLITRREHEKMMHGGTACTLARIRQRFWIPKGRQLVKSVIKKCLICQKYLSKAANQITAPLPLDRSNTSPPFSVCGLDFAGPIYVKIFKEVRKSYIVLFTCAVTRSIHLELVSDMTTDSFLLALRRFLARRGNCKVICSDNAKTFKRAKKEIEDLSKIISDKLLSQFLTKERIVWKNIVERAAWWGGFYERLVKSVKDCLRKIVGKALLNFEEMTTLLTEIETVLNLRPLTYVYNDNSEPLPLTPMHFLNFGREPEYPINFAEIVENESKRSSLLKRKKYQSLLLRQLWIKWKQQYLLDLRTVHSLNNPNKQPALKIGDVVLIEEDSKNKLLWKLGKIERAFLGRDNNVRSYEVKTASGLLRRTIQHLYTLEL